The sequence below is a genomic window from Rudanella lutea DSM 19387.
ATGGTAGGGTCGAGGCTGTAGGTAATATTGAAAAGAATCATGCGGGATGCGACTAAGTTGCGGACAAGTTGCCGTTTTGGTTGTTTATTTGCCGGGGAGATTCTCCCTTGTTGTAATCTGAAAAACGTATGTACTCTGGATTAGTTCATGCCCACTCGGGCCTACGCTGGGTCGCCCTGATCCTGCTGGTGGCTGCTGTAGCCACCGCTTTTGGCCGCTGGCAAAGCCGCAACGCCTTTACCGAATCGAACCGGAAACTGTACCTGTTCACCCTGATTGCCGTTCATACTCAGCTGCTGATTGGTCTGGTTCTGTATTTTATCAGCCCCAAAGTTGACTTCGGCATGATGAGCGACAAGCTCTACCGCTTCTACACGGTAGAACACCTGGTGGGGATGCTCATTGCCATTGCACTGGTTACAGTAGGCTACTCGCGCTCGAAGCGCCTGACCGATGCCGCCGATAAACACAAGGCGGTTGCCATTTTTATGGGTATCGGTCTGCTGATCATTCTGGCCTCTATTCCCTGGCCGTTCCGGATTCCGGGCGCGGGCTGGTTTTAAGCAGTGAACAGTGAACAACCAACAGTGAACAACGAGCAGTGAGCAACGAGCAGTGAACAATTGACAGGGAGACATTTGACTCCTGTCCGTTGTTGGTTGTTCTCTGTCCGTTGTTAGTTGCTCACTGTTGGTTGTTCGTTGTTCACTGTTGGTTGTACATGTATGGTTTCGATTATTATTCCCACCCTCAACGAGGAGCAGGCTCTGCCCCGCACGCTACGCATGCTGCGGGGATTGTGGCCGACGCCGGTGGAAATAATTGTGTCCGATGGTGGTAGCACCGACCAAACGCTGACCATCGTGCGAAGCTGGCAAACCGAGTTACCTCATCTCCAACTGATTGAGTGCGCGCAGACGGGTCGTGCTCACCAGATGAATCAGGCGGCCCACGTTGCGCAGGGTTCTATTTTGTGTTTTTTGCACGCCGACACGCTCCTGCCCGACGATGCTCTCTCTGTGGTAGAGCACACCCTACGCAACCCACGCGTGGCAGCCGGTGGGTTTATTTCGCTTATGCGGGGCGATACGCAAACCCGTTGGCTCACCTCCTTGCACAATTACATCAAGAGTTATTATGCCCCACTGCTTTTCCGGCCGTACCTTTTCTTTGCTAAAGGGGCCCGGTTGCTGTTCGGCGATCAGGTGATTTTCTGTCGGCGGGAGCAGTTTATGCGCTGTGGTGGTTACCGCGACGACCTACCCATTATGGAAGAGGCCGACCTGTTGCTTAAACTGGTGCAGTTTGGCCGCATCCGGCAGGTAAACCGGGTGGTCGAGTCGTCGGACCGGCGGGTGGCGAAATGGGGCTTCTGGCGAGCCAATGCCCTGTTTCTGACAATCGGCTTTTTGTGGGGTGTAGGCTTTTCGCCCGCGCGGCTCAAGCGACTTTACAAGGATATTCGATAGGGGAAAAAGGAGAAGGGGGTTTGTCCTTTCCTCCCTTCTCCTTTTTCCCCTATCGAATATCCTTCCCTTCTATCTCAAATTTGGAACCGGCAACACAGGCAGGCTTTCGTTGCCGTCTTCACTGACGGCCTGCACCGCGAAGTAATAGTTGTCTTTGGAGTAAGGCAGCGTCATGCCGAGTTTGTTGGTGAAGAATTTCTTCTGCCAAAACGGCCAATGGGTTTCGCGCATGAGTACATAATAGC
It includes:
- a CDS encoding TIGR04283 family arsenosugar biosynthesis glycosyltransferase; its protein translation is MVSIIIPTLNEEQALPRTLRMLRGLWPTPVEIIVSDGGSTDQTLTIVRSWQTELPHLQLIECAQTGRAHQMNQAAHVAQGSILCFLHADTLLPDDALSVVEHTLRNPRVAAGGFISLMRGDTQTRWLTSLHNYIKSYYAPLLFRPYLFFAKGARLLFGDQVIFCRREQFMRCGGYRDDLPIMEEADLLLKLVQFGRIRQVNRVVESSDRRVAKWGFWRANALFLTIGFLWGVGFSPARLKRLYKDIR